The Drosophila teissieri strain GT53w chromosome X, Prin_Dtei_1.1, whole genome shotgun sequence genome has a segment encoding these proteins:
- the LOC122624351 gene encoding 2-methoxy-6-polyprenyl-1,4-benzoquinol methylase, mitochondrial yields the protein MQSTRSTRLLSLARRFVHMRTAAQSARDSTGLGTEKSSGAASTSGTEQTTHFGFQTVRESEKEQKVHEVFEQVANSYDMMNDAMSLGIHRVWKDVFVERLGPTHGMRLLDMAGGTGDITFRYLRYLANQPNPQQRPSHVTVSDINQHMLDVGEERAKRLGLTTDQLSNCTVAWQCADAEKLPFPDASFTAYTIAFGIRNCTHVDKVLSEAYRVLQPGGRFMCLEFSHLTNETIQWLYDQYSFQVIPPMGQLLAGQWQAYQYLVESIRRFPKQEQFKQMIKQAGFEQVSHENLTFGVVSIHSGFKL from the exons ATGCAAAGCACTAGGAGCACCCGGCTGCTGTCCTTGGCCAGGAGATTCGTCCACATGCGGACGGCAGCGCAATCGGCCCGCGACTCCACAGGATTGGGAACGGAGAAGTCAAGTGGCGCGGCATCCACATCCGGAACGGAGCAAACCACGCATTTCGGCTTCCAAACAGTTCGCGAAAGTGAAAAGGAACAAAAGG TGCACGAGGTCTTCGAACAGGTGGCCAACTCCTATGACATGATGAACGATGCCATGTCCCTGGGCATACATCGCGTGTGGAAGGATGTGTTCGTTGAACGACTGGGCCCCACGCACGGAATGCGCCTGCTGGACATGGCCGGCGGCACCGGAGACATCACCTTCCGTTACCTGCGCTACCTGGCCAACCAGCCGAATCCCCAACAGCGTCCCAGCCACGTCACTGTGTCGGACATCAATCAGCACATGCTAGACGTCGGCGAGGAGCGGGCCAAGCGTCTGGGACTGACCACCGACCAGCTGTCCAACTGCACCGTCGCTTGGCAGTGCGCCGATGCCGAGAAGTTGCCCTTTCCGGACGCCAGCTTTACTGCCTACACTATTGCCTTTGGCATCAGGAACTGCACGCATGTGGATAAG GTTCTCTCCGAGGCGTATCGAGTGCTGCAGCCGGGCGGACGCTTCATGTGCCTGGAGTTCAGCCATCTGACGAACGAAACGATCCAATGGCTATACGACCAGTACTCCTTCCAGGTGATCCCGCCGATGGGCCAATTGCTGGCTGGCCAGTGGCAGGCGTACCAGTATCTGGTGGAGAGCATCCGCCGGTTTCCCAAGCAGGAGCAGTTCAAGCAAATGATCAAGCAGGCGGGATTCGAGCAGGTGTCCCACGAGAACCTCACCTTCGGCGTGGTCAGCATTCACTCCGGCTTCAAGCTGTGA
- the LOC122624823 gene encoding leucine-rich repeat extensin-like protein 5, with the protein MHLLASSRSLHLLMVLAVILATHRVDAGLRLRQTRRSATPPASTTPTLTVTSEEAEPQESVAESAPTASVVTEPEPETEVAVEVTTGKHKRGILHGHAHLHGQWPARTYAAHYGYSLQLPGGSAFLAAAPPRRHFVKYGHGHLVKPLVSGSGLLPALAPAPAALLPAVASALPVGLPTGLPVGLPTGLAGNVASAIPAGVASAIPAGVATALSTGVATALSTGVAPPSYVLRPGNAVVSSYSVNYPHQHLQKPVVFQSAVKPLHFHAPAHAHVHAVQPTYVQTYAPTAPAVPVQPVQPIQPIQPIQPIQPVQPVHHLQPIQPVQPVTTHHFQPVQPLQPVTPIQPVQPLQPLQPIQPVQPIQPTVAFGVPAPPAVDLPVVPQFPQPPQFPGVPTFSFQPAQPAVPAVPAVPAQPAVPAAPEAPEVPQIPAIPQIPAIPQIPQIPQFPAFPPFPGFPQIPQFPQAPAIPSPPPVPGVPAVPTVPAFPSPPTSQFFPAAPQPPLPQQPPTFGQPESQFPGGIVPLPGSTPVRPESGTGIASPQIPQSPEPETPSEVPPQRPPVPQPPQQPWKPVFYTPPTESAPASPNRPSITLLPPYGSSPAEGYLPPVGTQPSSLSAGSGGIGSQGGIFDQLTDAELEHIFAQANLAQQQHQQQQQQQQQQQSHNYHHY; encoded by the exons ATGCATCTCCTGGCCAGTTCGAGGAGCCTCCATCTGCTGATGGTCTTGGCTGTGATCTTGGCTACCCATCGCGTGGATGCCGGCTTACGTTTGCGTCAAACCCGACgctcggccacgccccccgccagCACTACGCCCACGTTGACAGTGACCTCCGAGGAGGCGGAGCCACAGGAGTCCGTGGCGGAAAGTGCACCGACGGCGAGCGTGGTCACCGaaccggaaccggaaacggaagtggcagtggaggTCACGACCGGAAAGCACAAGCGTGGCATTCtacacggccacgcccacctgcaCGGCCAATGGCCCGCCCGCACCTATGCCGCCCACTACGGCTACAGCCTGCAGCTGCCCGGAGGCAGTGCCTTCCTGGCCGCCGCTCCGCCGCGCCGCCACTTCGTCAAATACGGCCATGGTCATCTGGTCAAGCCGCTGGTTTCCGGTTCCGGTCTGCTGCCTGCGCTGGCTCCCGCGCCCGCTGCCCTGCTGCCCGCCGTCGCCTCAGCACTGCCCGTTGGATTGCCCACTGGTCTGCCCGTTGGATTGCCCACTGGTCTGGCCGGCAACGTAGCCAGCGCCATTCCCGCCGGAGTGGCCAGCGCCATTCCCGCTGGTGTGGCCACCGCCTTGTCCACCGGCGTGGCCACCGCTTTGTCCACCGGCGTGGCGCCGCCCTCGTACGTCCTGCGTCCCGGAAACGCGGTCGTCTCCTCGTACAGCGTCAACTATCCGCACCAGCACCTGCAGAAGCCCGTGGTCTTCCAGTCCGCCGTGAAGCCGCTCCACTTCCATGCGCCCGCTCACGCCCATGTGCACGCCGTGCAG CCCACCTATGTGCAGACCTATGCTCCGACTGCTCCGGCTGTGCCTGTCCAGCCCGTGCAGCCCATCCAGCCCATTCAGCCCATTCAGCCCATCCAGCCCGTGCAGCCAGTTCATCATCTCCAGCCCATTCAGCCGGTGCAACCGGTGACCACCCATCACTTCCAGCCCGTGCAGCCCCTCCAGCCAGTCACTCCAATCCAGCCGGTTCAACCCCTGCAACCCCTGCAACCCATCCAACCCGTCCAACCCATCCAACCCACAGTGGCCTTCGGTGTTCCGGCTCCCCCAGCTGTGGATCTGCCCGTGGTCCCGCAGTTCCCGCAACCGCCTCAGTTTCCCGGAGTGCCCACCTTTAGCTTCCAGCCCGCCCAGCCAGCGGTGCCCGCTGTTCCCGCTGTGCCCGCCCAGCCGGCAGTGCCAGCTGCACCAGAAGCCCCAGAGGTGCCACAGATTCCGGCCATTCCTCAGATTCCGGCCATACCTCAGATCCCCCAAATACCGCAATTCCCCGCATTCCCCCCCTTCCCCGGCTTCCCGCAGATACCGCAGTTCCCGCAGGCGCCAGCCATTCCATCGCCACCACCGGTGCCAGGAGTACCAGCAGTGCCCACGGTGCCGGCTTTCCCCAGTCCACCCACCAGCCAATTCTTTCCGGCTGCACCACAGCCACCATTGCCCCAGCAGCCACCCACCTTCGGCCAGCCGGAGTCGCAGTTCCCAGGCGGCATTGTGCCGCTGCCGGGCTCCACTCCCGTGCGGCCAGAATCCGGCACGGGCATAGCCTCGCCGCAGATACCCCAGTCGCCGGAGCCGGAGACGCCGTCGGAGGTGCCACCACAGCGGCCGCCCGTCCCGCAGCCACCGCAGCAGCCGTGGAAGCCGGTGTTCTACACTCCACCCACCGAATCCGCGCCAGCGTCGCCCAATCGGCCATCGATCACCCTGCTGCCGCCCTACGGCAGCTCGCCAGCGGAAG GTTACCTGCCACCCGTGGGCACCCAGCCGTCGTCCCTGAGTGCCGGCAGTGGCGGCATCGGCAGCCAGGGCGGCATCTTCGACCAGCTGACCGACGCCGAGCTGGAGCACATCTTCGCCCAGGCCAACttggcgcagcagcagcatcagcagcagcagcagcagcaacagcagcagcagagccacAACTACCACCACTACTGA